The following proteins are co-located in the Corynebacterium kalinowskii genome:
- a CDS encoding zf-HC2 domain-containing protein, which translates to MISCAQVQAALSARLDGEPSGVDDDIVDAHLSGCSDCQEFFERATALSRMLTFQDTATMDQLEAPDLSAEILAGVEPVRRRQAARIALSGVAVRVLLAVLGVTYVAWAVALLTGVVALATGGLPSGTLLSSDDPVLAGLLFDAAAFRIALAFGLFFAAWRPNSAAGLFPVFGALLMFSLGFAVRDMVLGFASASDIFGIGLMLVTAVVVLSAWITTLQQGTVDRLVRSVTAAPQGDF; encoded by the coding sequence ATGATCAGCTGCGCGCAAGTCCAAGCGGCCCTGTCAGCCCGACTCGATGGGGAACCCAGTGGAGTCGACGATGACATCGTGGATGCCCACCTGTCTGGCTGCAGTGACTGCCAAGAATTCTTTGAGCGTGCCACTGCGCTCAGCCGCATGCTCACGTTCCAAGACACCGCCACCATGGATCAATTGGAGGCCCCTGATCTGTCGGCGGAGATCCTGGCGGGAGTGGAGCCGGTGCGGCGTCGACAAGCTGCCCGTATCGCCCTCAGCGGGGTCGCCGTGCGGGTCTTGCTCGCGGTGCTGGGCGTGACCTACGTGGCATGGGCGGTAGCGCTCCTCACCGGGGTCGTGGCGCTTGCCACCGGCGGACTGCCTTCGGGAACCTTGCTATCTTCCGACGACCCGGTGCTTGCGGGTCTGCTTTTCGACGCCGCAGCCTTCCGCATCGCTCTGGCCTTCGGACTTTTCTTTGCTGCGTGGCGCCCTAACAGCGCGGCCGGGCTATTCCCAGTGTTCGGCGCGCTGCTCATGTTCAGCCTGGGCTTCGCGGTACGCGATATGGTGCTTGGCTTCGCCTCCGCAAGCGACATCTTCGGTATCGGGCTGATGCTGGTGACAGCGGTCGTCGTGCTCAGCGCATGGATCACCACCCTCCAGCAGGGCACCGTTGACCGACTGGTGCGCTCGGTGACGGCTGCCCCACAGGGCGATTTCTAG
- a CDS encoding DoxX family protein, whose product MDKPVVRDITLLLLRAVLGFVFIAHGWDKYFITGMVETTGQFSALGIPQPKLSAYLVGTTELIGGALLVIGLLTTLVAGALALLMAAALYFVHLENGIFVAQGGIEFTAILVAALFVVVVFGSGRASIDGALS is encoded by the coding sequence ATGGATAAGCCGGTCGTTAGAGACATCACCCTGCTCCTGCTCCGCGCAGTCTTGGGCTTTGTTTTCATCGCTCACGGGTGGGACAAATACTTCATCACCGGCATGGTCGAAACTACCGGCCAGTTCAGCGCGCTGGGTATCCCACAGCCCAAGCTCTCAGCCTACTTGGTGGGCACCACGGAATTGATTGGCGGAGCGCTGCTCGTCATCGGACTGCTCACCACGCTGGTGGCCGGGGCGCTCGCACTGCTGATGGCAGCCGCATTGTATTTCGTCCACCTGGAAAACGGCATTTTCGTGGCGCAGGGTGGGATTGAATTCACCGCTATCCTCGTCGCTGCGCTGTTCGTCGTCGTTGTCTTCGGCTCGGGTCGGGCAAGTATTGACGGGGCGCTGAGCTGA
- the sepX gene encoding divisome protein SepX/GlpR: protein MSGTLPIVLIVVVWLFVLTPIALRGRKPIRHTNEAFEETRVIHAGGEELQAQRRRPRLTPADMHVSEGTEEDLEYVEPDDILIDTDADAPRLGDRIGHAFGRFGRPKTAEISEDDAPQGTAVRVDSYDVVDGAVVAELPRSKDLDQEPGDAVPVSAFEDDEEYDTYPYDDAYLSPADFLHDDATYETAETYEPEYTEEDNVEESFADDELSVEDLEFAARRRGRGGYDPEADAEATAQRFKQRQRTLLILVAAVLISAVVAAIIGGLAWIAPAVAVILTAVYLFALRQQVHQEQALRARRIRHMRRARMGVRSAESQELGLPSRLRRPGAVVLELDDDSADFADLPETRAAFEPQLDHHAESEPRRVG from the coding sequence GTGTCCGGAACTCTCCCCATCGTTCTGATCGTGGTGGTGTGGCTGTTTGTCCTGACCCCGATCGCACTTCGTGGCCGCAAACCGATTCGCCATACCAACGAAGCCTTTGAAGAAACTCGCGTGATTCACGCCGGCGGCGAGGAACTGCAAGCGCAGCGACGTCGTCCACGTCTAACACCTGCAGATATGCACGTGAGCGAGGGGACTGAAGAAGACCTGGAGTATGTTGAGCCCGATGACATCTTGATCGACACTGATGCCGATGCTCCTCGTCTCGGCGATCGGATCGGTCACGCGTTCGGGCGTTTTGGGCGTCCGAAGACGGCAGAAATCAGTGAGGACGATGCCCCGCAGGGTACTGCTGTTCGAGTCGATTCCTACGACGTCGTTGACGGCGCCGTGGTGGCAGAACTGCCGCGCTCCAAAGATCTGGACCAAGAGCCGGGGGACGCCGTTCCGGTGTCTGCGTTTGAGGATGACGAAGAGTACGACACCTATCCTTACGACGATGCCTACCTTTCTCCGGCTGATTTCCTCCACGACGATGCCACTTATGAGACGGCAGAGACGTACGAGCCGGAATACACGGAAGAGGACAACGTTGAGGAGTCTTTCGCGGACGATGAACTTTCCGTCGAAGACCTAGAGTTCGCCGCACGCCGTCGCGGACGCGGTGGCTACGACCCAGAAGCTGACGCCGAAGCCACCGCCCAACGTTTCAAGCAGCGTCAACGCACCCTCCTCATTTTGGTGGCGGCGGTTCTGATCAGCGCCGTGGTTGCTGCAATCATAGGCGGACTGGCGTGGATCGCCCCTGCCGTGGCCGTCATCCTCACCGCTGTGTACTTGTTTGCACTTCGCCAACAGGTGCACCAAGAACAGGCCTTACGTGCTCGCCGTATCCGCCACATGCGTCGCGCACGCATGGGTGTCCGCTCCGCGGAAAGCCAGGAGCTAGGCCTGCCTTCTCGACTTCGACGTCCAGGTGCCGTTGTGCTCGAACTCGATGACGATAGCGCTGATTTCGCTGACCTGCCAGAAACTCGGGCAGCATTTGAGCCGCAGTTGGACCACCACGCCGAGTCCGAGCCACGCCGAGTGGGCTAA
- a CDS encoding GNAT family N-acetyltransferase, which translates to MVVPFFGFPRIKVREAEDPRHPVHPGWPESTHGVTLADGASLRLRPLLNSDGAAWRQLRLANQQFLQPVEPTVSSTWENAHTRQAWNRTFSYLRMGAGEGSIVPMVIELEGKFVGQLTLGNIQRGVSNEGWIGYWVHSEVTGRGVAKAAVALGTDLAFQRIGLHRVTATYLPSNPASGVVLAANGFVEEGVLRRNLHIDGQWQDHIFMAQVEDDFERSCVDRLRDNGVIA; encoded by the coding sequence ATGGTTGTGCCATTTTTTGGCTTCCCCAGGATTAAGGTCCGGGAAGCCGAAGATCCTCGACACCCCGTCCATCCGGGTTGGCCGGAAAGTACTCATGGGGTCACGCTGGCTGACGGCGCGTCCCTCCGCCTCCGCCCGCTCTTAAATAGTGATGGTGCCGCTTGGCGACAGCTCAGGCTGGCAAATCAGCAGTTTCTCCAGCCAGTCGAACCCACCGTGTCGAGCACCTGGGAAAATGCGCATACGCGACAAGCCTGGAACCGCACATTCTCGTACCTCCGGATGGGTGCCGGGGAAGGCAGTATCGTGCCTATGGTGATCGAACTGGAGGGGAAGTTCGTCGGACAGCTGACGCTCGGCAATATTCAACGCGGGGTGTCCAACGAGGGCTGGATTGGCTATTGGGTTCATAGTGAGGTGACGGGAAGGGGCGTCGCTAAGGCGGCGGTGGCGCTCGGTACCGACCTTGCTTTTCAGCGAATCGGGCTGCATCGCGTCACGGCTACCTATTTGCCGTCGAACCCTGCGTCAGGTGTGGTCTTGGCGGCAAATGGCTTCGTCGAGGAGGGGGTGCTACGTCGCAATTTGCATATCGACGGCCAATGGCAGGATCACATCTTCATGGCGCAGGTCGAAGATGATTTTGAGCGCAGCTGTGTCGACCGGCTCCGAGATAACGGCGTTATCGCTTAA
- the glp gene encoding molybdotransferase-like divisome protein Glp: protein MRSVEQQLDMVTQAVITPEPVRIAIAEAHGLMCAEEVQASRALPGFPQAAIDGYAVRAVDVGGARALTNRNPAPEDAEGQPAVVVEKSLPVVGEVAAGSQQPLRLQPKQAVRVHTGAPLPALADAVLPLEWSDRGTKRVIAHRPVKSGEFVRRVGDDIQPGDVAVTPGSILGPAHIGLLAAVGRSKVLVYPKPRVSIVSIGPELVDIDREPGLGQVYDVNSYALAAAAREADAEVHRVGVAAGEPRRLREIIEGQLMRSEIVVISGAVGGAASQRARELLGELGELDISRVAMHPGSVQGFGLLGDARIPTFLLPSNPVSALVSFEIFVRPCIRAALGKSSTRRRHVRARALAPISSKEGRRGYVRARLMRDAETQDYLVEGLGGATGAPAHLLAGMSEANALIRIPESVAEVRPGDVVDVIFLGLGS, encoded by the coding sequence GTGCGCTCCGTAGAACAGCAACTGGACATGGTCACCCAAGCGGTGATCACACCTGAACCTGTCCGCATCGCCATCGCTGAGGCCCATGGCCTGATGTGTGCGGAGGAAGTTCAAGCGTCTCGTGCCCTTCCAGGGTTCCCGCAAGCCGCCATCGATGGCTACGCCGTCCGTGCCGTAGATGTTGGTGGCGCTCGCGCCCTGACCAATCGAAATCCAGCGCCAGAGGATGCCGAGGGGCAGCCAGCGGTGGTGGTGGAAAAGTCACTCCCCGTAGTGGGGGAAGTGGCTGCAGGTTCACAACAGCCGCTGCGTTTGCAGCCCAAGCAGGCAGTTCGTGTACATACGGGTGCCCCGCTTCCCGCGCTGGCTGATGCCGTCTTGCCTCTCGAATGGTCCGATCGTGGTACCAAACGGGTCATCGCGCACCGACCGGTGAAATCAGGTGAGTTTGTGCGCCGCGTTGGCGACGACATTCAGCCGGGCGATGTCGCAGTGACCCCTGGGTCAATTCTCGGCCCCGCACATATCGGCTTGTTGGCTGCCGTCGGGCGAAGCAAAGTGTTGGTGTATCCGAAGCCGCGGGTGTCCATCGTCTCCATCGGTCCTGAACTGGTGGATATTGATCGCGAGCCGGGTCTCGGCCAGGTCTATGACGTGAATTCCTACGCACTGGCAGCGGCGGCCCGCGAGGCAGATGCCGAGGTGCACCGGGTTGGTGTGGCAGCCGGCGAGCCGCGACGCCTGCGCGAAATCATTGAAGGCCAGCTCATGCGCAGTGAGATCGTGGTCATTTCCGGAGCGGTTGGTGGCGCTGCGTCGCAGCGTGCCCGCGAGCTGCTCGGGGAGCTGGGTGAGCTCGACATCTCTCGCGTGGCGATGCACCCCGGTTCGGTTCAGGGATTTGGCCTGCTTGGCGACGCCCGCATCCCGACTTTCCTTCTGCCCAGCAACCCGGTCTCGGCGCTGGTGAGCTTTGAGATTTTTGTTCGCCCTTGTATTCGCGCAGCATTGGGTAAAAGTTCCACACGACGTCGTCATGTGCGCGCCAGGGCACTGGCACCAATCTCTTCGAAGGAAGGCCGTCGCGGTTACGTCCGAGCCCGCCTCATGCGCGATGCGGAAACTCAGGACTACTTGGTCGAGGGACTTGGCGGGGCTACCGGCGCCCCGGCCCACCTGCTGGCGGGTATGTCGGAAGCGAACGCTCTGATCCGCATCCCAGAATCGGTGGCAGAGGTGCGACCAGGCGATGTCGTCGACGTGATCTTCCTCGGCCTGGGCAGCTAA